Proteins encoded together in one Nocardioides marinisabuli window:
- a CDS encoding SDR family oxidoreductase: MSPRTHLLTGAGSGIGEVLAQRLRERGDETWLLARSEERAAELEAAHPGARTVVADLADPGAVDALEGRLPARLDSLVHAGGVVELGPVAELSTAAWVEQVTVNLVAPAVLTRLALPALRAARGTVVLVNSGAGLFAHPQWSAYAASKHGLKALADSLRAEEAAHGVRVTSVYPGRTATAMQEKVHAQEGKDYDPSQWIDPATVVGAVLHALDLPDDAVLSDLTVRPRG, from the coding sequence ATGAGCCCCCGCACCCACCTGCTCACCGGCGCCGGCTCCGGCATCGGGGAGGTGCTCGCCCAGCGGCTGCGTGAGCGCGGCGACGAGACCTGGCTGCTGGCCCGCTCCGAGGAGCGCGCCGCCGAGCTCGAGGCGGCGCACCCCGGGGCGCGCACGGTCGTCGCCGACCTGGCCGACCCCGGTGCCGTCGACGCGCTCGAGGGCCGGCTGCCCGCGCGCCTCGACTCCCTGGTCCACGCCGGCGGGGTGGTCGAGCTCGGCCCGGTCGCCGAGCTGTCCACCGCTGCCTGGGTGGAGCAGGTGACGGTCAACCTCGTGGCGCCGGCCGTGCTGACGAGGCTGGCCCTGCCCGCCCTGCGCGCGGCGCGCGGCACCGTGGTGCTGGTCAACTCGGGTGCCGGGCTCTTCGCCCACCCGCAGTGGTCGGCGTACGCCGCCAGCAAGCACGGGCTCAAGGCGCTGGCCGACTCGCTGCGCGCCGAGGAGGCGGCCCACGGGGTGCGGGTGACCTCCGTCTACCCCGGACGCACCGCCACCGCGATGCAGGAGAAGGTGCACGCCCAGGAGGGCAAGGACTACGACCCGTCGCAGTGGATCGACCCCGCGACCGTGGTCGGCGCGGTGCTGCACGCCCTCGACCTGCCCGACGACGCGGTGCTCAGCGACCTGACGGTGCGACCCCGGGGGTAG